A segment of the Xenopus tropicalis strain Nigerian chromosome 6, UCB_Xtro_10.0, whole genome shotgun sequence genome:
GCATTTAAATAAGGTGGCACTTGGGGGGCTATTTCTTTATCAAGTTTCCCAATAGTTTAGGAATAATTTTCCCGGCTTTCTTATCGTCGTTGTCGTCGGCGTGGCTGGGCTGCTCGTCCTTCTTGCAGAACACCTCAAACCTACTGTAGACGCGTTTCTCTTTACGGATGCTCTCCATGCGCTTCAGCAGGATGTCTCGGTCCTCGGGCGAGCTCGGCGACGGCCTGGAGAAGCGGCTTCGGCTGAGGAAGCTCCCAGTCCTGGTTATGGCCGCCGCGTCTGTACTGGCGGTTCCCTCGGTTTTGCTTTCAGGCTTGGAAGTTGCGGGGTCTGGATCCCCGGTGGCTTGGATCTGCTGCGCCTGTTTCACCATCTCGGCCCGGTTCTTCTGACTGTTGGCGGAAATCTGCTCCAGAATAACCTTGGTGTCATCACGGAGATTACTGCTGAAGATGACATTGGATGTTGAAGCCGACAGTCGGCTCTGAGAAATAGAGGAGGTCTTGGGAGGAGACACGGATAAGGATTTGGCTGACTTCTCCTCCATGTCTGTGCTCGCCGCCACCTCCTGACTGTCAGATTTGGAGAGGCGCCTGAGGGTGCTGTGCTGCTTCTCCGCCTTGGCGTTATCTGAAGCGAGGTCTTCCTCTGCCTTCTTCTCTGCCTTTGACTGCAGAAACTGTTTCAGCCTCATAGAACCTTTGCGGAAGAAGTTCTGGTCTGTTTTGGCCAGGTCCTCCTCCGATTTATTTAAGGAGCTGGAAGGAGTTGGGTTCTGGGACATACTTTCCAGGGCACTCCCAAAATGGAAAGCAGAATTGGGTCTGGTTGGTAAGTTCTCTGAAGACTGGGTCGCCTCTGTGACTTCTGTTATGGTAGGTCCGCTTTCCTTACTGTCGGGGGGAGCAGGGGAGATGTTCCCGATGGTTTGGATGGTGGAAGATGTCTGTTCAACTTTACTCATGGACATGACCTGTTGGTCTCGGTTTAACAGGCCTTCCAGCTTAGACGTGACCACAGATTTGTAGTGGGACTCTTGTTGCATGTGGCTTATGGAGCTCTGTTTATGGACCTCAGAGAGTTCTGGTACTGTAGGTCCACTTTCAGAAGGAGCAGCTGAGATGTTCCCTATGGTTTGGATACTTGAAGTCATCTGTTCGACCTTACTCATGGAAAGGGTTGTCTGGTGTTTACCTAAAAGGCTTTCTAAGTGGGAAGAGGCTACAGATCTGTACTGGGACTCCTGCTGCACGTGGCTCATAGAGCCTTTGGTATCAACAGTAGATTCTACTGCCTTATAGGCCACCTCTTCTGCACTCACGCTCTGGCCATCTTCTGACTCCTCGTGGATGGTTCTGGAAGCTGCCTTGGCTTGGGTCACAGTGGTGCTATTGGCGTCCTTGTTAATCCCTCTGTATTTCTGAAGGATCTCAGCCACTTTGGATGTTGTCCTCCCAGTTTCATTTTCACTGACCAACTCGCTGGTACTTTGTTCTTTCTGCATCTCCTGTACGGACTCTGCCGTTGAAGTGTGCTGCTCCAATTTGGAACTGCTGAAGATGAGAGAGGACCTCAGACGAGAGCCCCTCTGGATAAGTGGGTTGGTCCTAGTTCTAAACGAATCGTGTCTAGACAACAGTCCttcttccttctctttctctgcAGGGGGGTTTTCCTTGGCCTTTTCTACCGACAGGTCCCCCGTAGACCCAAAAGTTTTGTATGGCGGAATTGGGTCAACAGAGTATCTTGATAGAATCtcatttgcagttggttttcgcTCAAGTGGCATAGGCACATCGGTGCCGGCAACATTGGGCTTGAAAGGCGGGATTGGATCGAGCGAGTACTTCACGAGACTCTCATTACCCGCTCTTTCTAAATGCATCGGAACATCTTGAGAAGGAACGTTGGGTCTGTGCAGCTGAACTGGATCCATGGAGAACTTCATGGGATTCTCATTTGCTCTGTCATAAGGCAGATCGTGTGGCGCTGTGCCGGGATGGTACGGGGGCACTGGGTCCATGGAGTATTTGAAGAGAGTGTCACTAGCTGGCACTGCCCTTTCCACAGGTACCAAAGCATCATCGTATAGTTCTGGATCTAAAGGAATGGGCAGGCCCTCTTCATCCTGGTCTGACTGGATGCCGCTCAGATAGGAGGAGATCCTCCAGCTCCGCAAGCCTTGCTTGTTTTCCTGCGGCTTTTTATCGGCATCTTGGTCATGGAAAAAATACTTTGGCTCCATCCCCTGTTTCTGTGTGGGGGAGATCTGGCACATGAACTTCTGCCTTCCCAGAGATCTTTGGCCAAACCGTCCCTCCCCACCAATCACCATCTGGTCCGACCCATGCCTCACTTCCCGAGATGAATTGGAAGGGTTATAACCAGGCCTCATGGGAGGTCCGTCAAGTGCAAAGTGACCTTCTCCTGGCAAGCCCTTGGTCGGGTAGCGGGAGTCAAACTCATCCATCTCTTGCAAACCCTGCCGACCGCCCCTGATCTTCTCAAACAGCCCCTGAGGCCGGGCAGTGCCAAGGGGGCTCTGGAACTGCATGAACTGACTTTTCTGCACTTGGCTTGACTGGAGTCTGTACTCGTCGTTGTTGTTCATGAACATTTGCCGGCTGTACTGCCTGGAGGAGGTGTAGTTCTCAAACGTTCCTTCTGCAAAGCTGTGTCTCTTAAAGGCCTCCATTGCCTCCAGCTGCTTGTTCTGCACAAAGGACATCTGCATTTTGTCCATTGGGTCCCCAAGGTTCTTGCCGTACATACGCATGCCCCCCGGGTCCATGGTCTGCCGTATCATGTCTTCCCTTCTGAAGGGCTGGAAGTAATGTCGATCCGGGTCGACGCCATAGGAAGGAAACTGCTGGGATGGATTCTCTTCTCTAGGAAACATGAAGTGAAGCTTCCGGTCAAACATGGGCCGGGGTCCAGCAAAAGGCACCATCCCCATGTACGACTTGTCCATCTTTGCCAGGGCACTTTCTGAAGGAATTAGGGGGTCCGACTGGGCAAACAGGATCCGAAACTCTTCGTCAAAGCTGGAGACCAGCTCCCCTTGGAAGATGTGGGCGATGCTGCGATGGATCTTCTCAAAAGACCACATGAAGCTGTAGGAAGCAGAAGAAACCTTTCAGGCAAAGTCAAAATGAACATATGGGAAAATCTGTGGGGCTAATATGTGGGTATCAGACAATCCCATAGACTGGGCAAAGCTGGGCCACACAGGGAGATATaggggggctaatgtgtgggtATCAGACAATCCCATAGACTGGGCAAAGCTGGGCCACACAGGGAGATATaggggggctaatgtgtgggtATCAGACAATCCCATAGACTGGGCAAAGCTGGGCCACACAGGGAGATATaggggggctaatgtgtgggtATCAGACAATCCCATAGACTGGGCAAAGCTGGGCCACACAGAGAgatatgggggggctaatgtgtgggtATCAGACAATCCCATAGACTGGGCCACACAGGGAGATATGGGGGGGCTACAGAGGGTATCAGACAATCCCATAGACTGGGCCACACAGGGAGATATGGGGGGGCTACAGAGGGTATGTGGGGCTACAACTCCCGACAGGAGGCCAACGAGATCTTGCGGTGTATTAATTGGGGTATTAATGTGACCACCTTGTGTTGCGCATTAGATCTCCTATTCAGATTAGGATAAGCCCATTGGCCCAAAATTATGCACCTCCCCCTCCATAATAAATTCCCAATTGCCCCTCCGCTCCCCCTACCTGTAAGTGCCACTCAGCACCATGGTGCAGTCGACCAGCAGAAACTTCTCCTGGAGATTCCCCTTGAAGGTGGATCCCTTCCTGCAGAAGTAGGTGGGGCCCGAGACTGTCCGTACCCTGAGGAACTGAATGAGACAGCCTGGTCAGCAGTTTCCTATGCACTCTATGTGACAGTTACACAGCGCTGGAAACTGGAGGTGACACCAGAGGGGCACGAGACCACCTGCCCTGTAACAATTGCCCAGGCAGGGGCAAAGCTTGATTTTATAGAGCAATGTTTGTGATGTGGCTCCATGTTAGGGCCACGCATCAGGGGCAATAAAACAATTTCTAGAGGGaggtactgggatgtactgggatgtactgggatgcactgggacgtactgggatgcactgggatgtactgggatgtactggggtgtactgggatgcactgggatgtactggggtgtactgggaagtactggggtgtactgggatgcactgggatgtactggggtgtactgggaagtactgggagatactgggatgtactgggacatactgggaagTACTGAGAGATACTGGGAgatactgggatgtactgggatgcactggggtgtactgggatgtactggggtgtactggggtgtactggggtgtactgggatgtactggggtgtactgggatgtactgggatgcactgggacgcACTGAGacgtactgggatgcactgggacgcACTGGGACGTACTGGGAGGTACTGGGACGTACT
Coding sequences within it:
- the fam83h gene encoding protein FAM83H isoform X1; this translates as MARRSQSSSQGENPLDPNYLPPHYKEYYRIAIDALAENGPEAYEQFLMEEGAPDFLCPNEVEHISRSLQRPPESGQENPYPDSVYGSQEDADGSSGTYWPMDSDTAAPELDLGWPTIYGFQGTEVTTLMHPPPPDNPTIKEEVRRMIRSAQQVIGIVMDIFTDADILSELLDAANRRIPVYIILDQMNCQLFLDMAAKYRVNLNYVEFLRVRTVSGPTYFCRKGSTFKGNLQEKFLLVDCTMVLSGTYSFMWSFEKIHRSIAHIFQGELVSSFDEEFRILFAQSDPLIPSESALAKMDKSYMGMVPFAGPRPMFDRKLHFMFPREENPSQQFPSYGVDPDRHYFQPFRREDMIRQTMDPGGMRMYGKNLGDPMDKMQMSFVQNKQLEAMEAFKRHSFAEGTFENYTSSRQYSRQMFMNNNDEYRLQSSQVQKSQFMQFQSPLGTARPQGLFEKIRGGRQGLQEMDEFDSRYPTKGLPGEGHFALDGPPMRPGYNPSNSSREVRHGSDQMVIGGEGRFGQRSLGRQKFMCQISPTQKQGMEPKYFFHDQDADKKPQENKQGLRSWRISSYLSGIQSDQDEEGLPIPLDPELYDDALVPVERAVPASDTLFKYSMDPVPPYHPGTAPHDLPYDRANENPMKFSMDPVQLHRPNVPSQDVPMHLERAGNESLVKYSLDPIPPFKPNVAGTDVPMPLERKPTANEILSRYSVDPIPPYKTFGSTGDLSVEKAKENPPAEKEKEEGLLSRHDSFRTRTNPLIQRGSRLRSSLIFSSSKLEQHTSTAESVQEMQKEQSTSELVSENETGRTTSKVAEILQKYRGINKDANSTTVTQAKAASRTIHEESEDGQSVSAEEVAYKAVESTVDTKGSMSHVQQESQYRSVASSHLESLLGKHQTTLSMSKVEQMTSSIQTIGNISAAPSESGPTVPELSEVHKQSSISHMQQESHYKSVVTSKLEGLLNRDQQVMSMSKVEQTSSTIQTIGNISPAPPDSKESGPTITEVTEATQSSENLPTRPNSAFHFGSALESMSQNPTPSSSLNKSEEDLAKTDQNFFRKGSMRLKQFLQSKAEKKAEEDLASDNAKAEKQHSTLRRLSKSDSQEVAASTDMEEKSAKSLSVSPPKTSSISQSRLSASTSNVIFSSNLRDDTKVILEQISANSQKNRAEMVKQAQQIQATGDPDPATSKPESKTEGTASTDAAAITRTGSFLSRSRFSRPSPSSPEDRDILLKRMESIRKEKRVYSRFEVFCKKDEQPSHADDNDDKKAGKIIPKLLGNLIKK
- the fam83h gene encoding protein FAM83H isoform X2 → MGLLVPPLAPLWCSPMARRSQSSSQGENPLDPNYLPPHYKEYYRIAIDALAENGPEAYEQFLMEEGAPDFLCPNEVEHISRSLQRPPESGQENPYPDSVYGSQEDADGSSGTYWPMDSDTAAPELDLGWPTIYGFQGTEVTTLMHPPPPDNPTIKEEVRRMIRSAQQVIGIVMDIFTDADILSELLDAANRRIPVYIILDQMNCQLFLDMAAKYRVNLNYVEFLRVRTVSGPTYFCRKGSTFKGNLQEKFLLVDCTMVLSGTYSFMWSFEKIHRSIAHIFQGELVSSFDEEFRILFAQSDPLIPSESALAKMDKSYMGMVPFAGPRPMFDRKLHFMFPREENPSQQFPSYGVDPDRHYFQPFRREDMIRQTMDPGGMRMYGKNLGDPMDKMQMSFVQNKQLEAMEAFKRHSFAEGTFENYTSSRQYSRQMFMNNNDEYRLQSSQVQKSQFMQFQSPLGTARPQGLFEKIRGGRQGLQEMDEFDSRYPTKGLPGEGHFALDGPPMRPGYNPSNSSREVRHGSDQMVIGGEGRFGQRSLGRQKFMCQISPTQKQGMEPKYFFHDQDADKKPQENKQGLRSWRISSYLSGIQSDQDEEGLPIPLDPELYDDALVPVERAVPASDTLFKYSMDPVPPYHPGTAPHDLPYDRANENPMKFSMDPVQLHRPNVPSQDVPMHLERAGNESLVKYSLDPIPPFKPNVAGTDVPMPLERKPTANEILSRYSVDPIPPYKTFGSTGDLSVEKAKENPPAEKEKEEGLLSRHDSFRTRTNPLIQRGSRLRSSLIFSSSKLEQHTSTAESVQEMQKEQSTSELVSENETGRTTSKVAEILQKYRGINKDANSTTVTQAKAASRTIHEESEDGQSVSAEEVAYKAVESTVDTKGSMSHVQQESQYRSVASSHLESLLGKHQTTLSMSKVEQMTSSIQTIGNISAAPSESGPTVPELSEVHKQSSISHMQQESHYKSVVTSKLEGLLNRDQQVMSMSKVEQTSSTIQTIGNISPAPPDSKESGPTITEVTEATQSSENLPTRPNSAFHFGSALESMSQNPTPSSSLNKSEEDLAKTDQNFFRKGSMRLKQFLQSKAEKKAEEDLASDNAKAEKQHSTLRRLSKSDSQEVAASTDMEEKSAKSLSVSPPKTSSISQSRLSASTSNVIFSSNLRDDTKVILEQISANSQKNRAEMVKQAQQIQATGDPDPATSKPESKTEGTASTDAAAITRTGSFLSRSRFSRPSPSSPEDRDILLKRMESIRKEKRVYSRFEVFCKKDEQPSHADDNDDKKAGKIIPKLLGNLIKK